A region of Lycium barbarum isolate Lr01 chromosome 3, ASM1917538v2, whole genome shotgun sequence DNA encodes the following proteins:
- the LOC132631219 gene encoding uncharacterized protein LOC132631219 — MKFSELALFQGLPADAIDEYVKIGESTAIESVKRFCRAIVEVFGQQYMRSPIANDVARLLHIGEQRGFPGMLGSLDCMHWRWKNCPTTWAGQYAGCSGSPTIILEAVADYDLWIWHAYFGMPGTNNDINVLELSHLFSNLTKGIAPPVHYVIQGNEYDVGYYLTDSIYPKWSTIVQTIHEPQSQKKKYFATKQESCRKDVERAFGVLQSRFAIIAGPSRFLRKEVLHDILTSCIILHNMIIEDERDLNAPIQDAWEGPTPTVEMVVDENYRFEQFLARHKKIKNKDAYFALRNALVEHLWEQRTNHGS, encoded by the exons ATGAAGTTTTCAGAGTTGGCTCTGTTCCAG GGCTTGCCAGCGGATGCCATTGACGAATATGTGAAAATTGGAGAGTCAACTGCAATTGAAAGCGTGAAGAGATTTTGTCGAGCTATCGTAGAGGTTTTTGGCCAGCAGTATATGAGATCACCAATAGCTAACGATGTTGCAAGGCTTCTTCACATCGGTGAGCAACGTGGTTTTCCAGGAATGCTAGGTAGTTTAGATTGCATGCATTGGAGATGGAAAAATTGTCCAACAACATGGGCTGGACAATATGCAGGTTGTAGTGGATCCCCAACAATAATTCTTGAAGCTGTAGCTGATTATGACCTTTGGATATGGCATGCATATTTTGGTATGCCCGGAACTAATAATGACATTAATGTTTTAGAATTGTCACATCTGTTTTCCAATCTTACTAAAGGTATTGCTCCTCCCGTCCATTATGTTATTCAAGGAAACGAATATGATGTGGGTTATTATTTAACTGACAGTATATATCCAAAATGGTCTACAATTGTGCAAACCATTCATGAGCCACAATCTCAAAAGAAGAAATATTTCGCAACGAAACAAGAATCATGTCGAAAAGATGTTGAACGTGCATTCGGAGTTTTGCAATCTCGTTTTGCAATTATTGCAGGGCCGTCACGTTTTTTGAGAAAAGAAGTGCTACATGATATATTAACATCATGTATTATACTGCACAACATGATAATCGAGGATGAGCGTGATCTTAATGCACCAATTCAAGATGCTTGGGAAGGTCCAACTCCAACAGTAGAAATGGTAGTCGATGAAAATTATCGATTTGAACAATTTTTAGCTCGACAcaaaaaaattaagaacaaaGATGCTTATTTTGCACTTCGTAATGCATTAGTAGAGCATTTATGGGAGCAACGTACTAATCATGGAAGTTGA